From Butyricimonas paravirosa, one genomic window encodes:
- a CDS encoding RNA polymerase sigma-70 factor gives MNRSEEILAALKKGEKSAFQAFFSEYYEVLVLFATGILKDMDAAEDVVQDCFVNVWENRHFEKLSDGLDRYMFHLVKNAALNDLRGTQRRELRHEKVMAEMASENENRGEGELHEMEILYAAINQLPLERRRVFMMICAEGMKYQDVADTLGVSINTVRTQMGRSMKFLREKLKDQVFSSLLCFWLKVKKQFKTIR, from the coding sequence ATGAATCGATCAGAAGAAATATTGGCCGCATTGAAAAAAGGAGAAAAGAGCGCATTTCAGGCTTTTTTCTCGGAGTATTATGAGGTGCTGGTCTTGTTTGCCACGGGGATATTGAAAGACATGGATGCTGCCGAGGACGTGGTGCAGGATTGTTTCGTGAATGTTTGGGAGAATCGCCATTTTGAAAAGCTCTCGGACGGGTTGGATCGTTATATGTTTCATCTGGTAAAGAACGCCGCGTTAAATGATCTTCGAGGGACTCAACGTCGGGAGTTACGACATGAAAAGGTCATGGCGGAAATGGCCTCTGAGAATGAAAACAGGGGAGAAGGTGAGCTACATGAAATGGAAATTCTGTATGCAGCTATAAATCAGCTGCCCCTTGAACGTCGTCGGGTTTTTATGATGATCTGTGCCGAAGGCATGAAGTATCAAGATGTTGCGGATACGTTGGGTGTCAGTATTAATACCGTGCGAACGCAAATGGGACGCTCTATGAAATTTCTTCGGGAAAAATTGAAAGATCAGGTGTTCTCTTCTTTGCTTTGTTTCTGGTTGAAGGTGAAGAAACAATTTAAAACAATTCGATAG